CCGCGGCAACTGAACTGTGCATACATATTTTTCGTGCAACATTCGTAGGGCGAGCCTGGTGAGCTTCAAATTGTGTTGTTCTGCGTCGATCTGGTGACGGAGACGCCATCGCTGTTGCCGTTGATTGTCGCCGCGCCTGCGCCTGCGCCAGCGCCTTCTAGCGGGCCGTGAGTCAGGGGTAACGCCTGCCTGCCTGACGTGCAACTGGACGGTTTGttgtttgttctttttttgttttaacatTTTGTTGAACTACTGCCAGCCATGCCTCCTAAAAAGAACCCAGGCGCACGGCGCCGTGGTACAACTTTGGCGCTGAACGAATTCTTGCGCCACGATGACGGTTCAAATCCGACAGATCCGACCTGTGACCCGAATCCGTGAGTGTGTTCTTCGATCCATTGCTTGGGCGTAGATTTAAATGAGTTTTTCTTGAACAGGCCGATGGCGACTAATGGATCCAGTCGCTCTCGTAATGATCAGCCATCCAATCGATCTTGCAATAATGCCCGTCGAAATGTCGGAAAGCTTTCACCCTCTGCTGTTGGACCCCATCGCTCAAATCCATTTAATCCGACCGATACCAAGCCGTGAGAGTGTCCTTAGATTCTTCTGTATGCTGTAGATTTAATGAAGTTTTTCTTGTACAGGCCGATGGCGACTTATGGATCCAATCGCTCTCGTAATAGTGCTCATCAATATAACGATCAGACATCCATAGCTGCAGTTGGACCCAATCGTTCTGGTAACAAATCCCGTCGAAATGGCGACAGGCCATCCGCTTCTGCAGTTGGATCCAATCGTTCTCGTCGGGAGTCAAATCCACCAAACCCGACAGATACCAATCCGTGAGTGTGTTCTTAGATCCCCCCCTCAGGCTGTAGATTGAATGGTGTCTTTCTTTTTCCAGTCAGAGCCATCAATTCGGCGGTCCAGCTGGGTCCAATGGCTCTGATAATAAAACCCTCCAAAATTACGAGAATCCAAAAATACCAAATACCGCTGAACTTGGATATAATCAGCTATTCCGCCCTGGCGTACAATTAACTTAGATATTTGGTTATACCATCGCTGCAAATCCCGATCAGCTGCTAAATTCACCAGCACCAGAACCGACAGATACCGATCCGTGAGTGTGTCCTTAGATCCAAACCTTGGGCTGTAGAtttaaattggtttttcttttttttaaagGCCGATGGCGGCTAATGGAGCCAGTTTCTCTAGTATTAATACCCCTCA
The Drosophila miranda strain MSH22 chromosome XL, D.miranda_PacBio2.1, whole genome shotgun sequence genome window above contains:
- the LOC108165183 gene encoding sporozoite surface protein 2-like — translated: MPPKKNPGARRRGTTLALNEFLRHDDGSNPTDPTCDPNPPMATNGSSRSRNDQPSNRSCNNARRNVGKLSPSAVGPHRSNPFNPTDTKPPMATYGSNRSRNSAHQYNDQTSIAAVGPNRSGNKSRRNGDRPSASAVGSNRSRRESNPPNPTDTNPQSHQFGGPAGSNGSDNKTLQNYENPKIPNTAELGYNQLFRPGVQLT